CCGAAGAACTGATCTTCCCAAAAAGGCTGAGAGTATCAGTGCCAGCAAACCCCACTGAAGATATGGGGGATAAAGCTCGGCATAACGAGTGTACTGGTTCACCTCAATCTTTGTCTTCTCCAAGCGGTCAATATCACGGAAGACATTTTCCAAGGCACGGCTGTCCACCGCTCGGTAGTATTTGCCCCCAGTCTCAGAAGCCATTCGGCCAAGCAATTCCTCGTTGATCTTGCTGTGAATGGGTCGGTAACGTTTTATTTTACCACCGCGACCGTTATCCAGATAGATCGGCAGCTGTGCCTGACCGTCTCTACCCATGCCAATGCTGTAGATTTTAACACTAAATCCCTTGGCAATCTCCAATGCAGTAATGGGGTCAATAGTGCCGCTGTTGTTTTCCCCGTCGGTAAGAAAAATCACCACCCGAGATTTAGCCGTCGACTCTTTGAGTCTCGCCACTGCATTTGCCAAAGCCACACCAATGGCCGTACCCATCTTAATGTTGCGCGAGGTCTGCACCGCAGCCAAATTGCTCAACAGAAGTGGATAATCCAGTGTCAAAGGGACGCGGGTGTAGGATTCGCCAGAAAAAACCACCAGGCCAATTCGGTCAGAGACCCTCCCTTGCACGAAGTTACGAATCACTTGTTTTGAGGACTCCAGTCGGTTTTCAGGCTTCATGTCCTCGATTAACATACTATCAGAAATGTCGAGGGAAACGACAATATCGATACCTTCGACGTTGCGTTTTATCTTGGTGTCTGCCCTTTGCGGACGAGCCAAAGCAACAATGACAAGTATGAGTCCCGCAACTTTAAGCAAGAATGGAATGACAACCAAACGCGACCTAATCGTTTGCCCCGCCTGTTTGAGAAGTGCCACTGAACTAAATTGAATAGATGGTCTCTGTTTGCGTCGGTTGGCCAACTTCCACAACAAGAGCCCAACAAACGGAATCAGTAGCCAAAATGCCCACAAGGAAGCCCAGGTCATTTTTGGCTCTCCTTATGGCTACGATCGACTAGGTCAGCCACCTGACGACTCATTTCTAAAAGTTGTTCTGCGTCCACCTTAGTCAACTTTTCCTTAGCACCTTGGGCCTTCTTGAACTCACGGAACAAATTGCTCATTCTACCAGCTGATTCAATGTGAACTTTGCGATGATGTTTTTTGATATCACCAATTATCTCCCGATCACTCCATTCCATAGCGGGAACCGTTAACTGCCTAACTAAAAATAGACGAAACAACTTTTCCATTTCGGATACAAAGGGACCTAGGTTTTCGGGCTTCTCAAGTCTACGATCTCGCAACAAGATTCTTATATCTTTGTTCAGCTGATTAAAGGGCGAGAGCGCGGTTGAATGAGCAGACAGGGACTCAACCAGTTTTTTGCGAGAAGAATAGCGACGGTACCTCCGCCAGAAAAAATATAACAGAACGAATATCGCAAGAGCCCAGGCTCCGTAGTACCACCAAGGGAAACTCAGTTTAAATGGGCCAAAGGGGGGGGAAGGCTGTGGCTGGCTCTGTCCTTCAACAATGCTAACCACCTTCCAGTCCAACTTCCCTACCCGAAAACCATTCGTCCCATCGGTGACTTTAAGATTCTCCACCGAGAACTCGCCCGGCTTGTATCCGGTCACCACGAATTGAGCCTGCTGGTGATCAACAATCATCACTTGTAGGGGATGAAGGGTAAACTCCTGCTCTTTTTGCGGGAAAAGGAATTTTAGCTTTGCGTCGTCCAATTTCTCGATGTGGGGTCCACTACAGGAAAGGAGGTATTTGTTGCCGACGGACCATGCGTCCAGCTTGGCAGCACCAGCTTGAGTGGCCTCCTGAAGGACACAATTCCACAGAGGCCAATCGTTCCCAATTGTTGACTCCGGACTGGTCGATTGCGCCGCCTGAGGCTGATCCAACTGAGACAAATTCACCTGAGGTTCATTCCCTTGAGGAGAGCTCAACGACGGCTCCTCCTCTTAAAAAATCCAATGAGTGGCTCGACGATGTCCTCACCTGCACTGATGTCAATACGGTCCACCCGGCTACGACGGAGAGCATTTTCCCGTTCTTCAAACTGTTTCTTGGAGACTTGTTCCAACATCCGACGAAACTGAGGAGATGAGGTGTCTACCGTAAAAATCTCTCCTGTCTCGGCATCATGGAAGTCCACCACCCCCATGGCGGGAATTTCCTGTTCAGCGGGATCCCCTACGACTACGGCAACTGTATCGTGTTTGCGACCCAACATACGCAAGGGTCCCTCATAACCCTCATCCATAAAATCGCTAAAGACAAAGATGTGTGAACGTTTCTTCAGCACCCCTTGTAGGTACTCCAACGCAGGCTTGATCTTAGTCCCATGCGATTTGGGCTTGAAGTAATAAAGATCGCGAATAATGCGATGAATCTGTCCGCGACCCTTTTTAGGTGGCACGTAATGTTCCACTTGGTCACTGAACAACAACAACCCAACAGGGTCTTTGTTTTTCGCAGCACTAAAACTCAGTAGGGCAGCCAAATGGGTAACGATCTCCCCCTTGCAGTACTCTTTTGTACCAAAGTCGCAGGAACCACTCACGTCCACAGCCAGCATCACGGTCATTTCCCGCTCTTCGTCAAACTTTTTGATGTGGGGCTTTCCTGTTCGCGCCGTCACTGGCCAGGCGATTGCCCGAATATCGTCACCGGGGACATACTCACGGAATTCCGAGAAGGTCATCCCTTGACCGCGAAAAGCTGAGTGATACTCACCGGCAAATAGGTTATTCACCAGTCGACGCGTACTGATTTCAAGCAACTTAACCTTTTTGAGAATCTCCGGTGGCAAACTCAAACTAAGGCACCTCGATGTGGCTGACCAACTCCTTAATCACCTCATCGGCACTGATTTCTTCAGCTTCAGCCTCGTATGTGAGGATCAGACGATGGCGCAAAACATTAAAGACAACAGCCTTGATGTCCTCCGCAGTGACGAACCCACGTCCGCGCAGAAAAGCGTGGGCCTTCCCTGACCGTGTCAGGTTGATGGTGGCACGAGGTGATCCGCCAACGGCCAAGAGGTTGGCGATGTGACCAAGTCCATACTCCGATGGTTTGCGCGTGGCCATGACCAAGTCCACAATATAGGCCTTGAGTTTGTCGTCGATGTAAATGGCATCGACTCTCTCTTTGGCCCGCATAAGGTCTTCACGGCTGATAACTGGTTCAACCTGCGGAGTGTGATCGGTTGCCATTCGTTCCAAGATTTCAGCTTCTTCTTCTTTTTTAGGGTAAGTAACAATCACCTTAAACATGAAACGATCCAACTGAGCTTCTGGCAAAGGATAGGTTCCCTCTTGCTCAAGAGGGTTCTGAGTGGCTAAAACCAAAAAAGGTTTTTCCAGAGGATAGGTTTCATCGCCAATCGTCACCTGCTTTTCCGCCATCGCCTCAAGCAAGGCACTTTGCACCTTGGCTGGAGCGCGGTTAATTTCGTCGGCCAAAACCACATTAGTAAAAATCGGGCCCTTCTTGGGAACAAACTCATTGGTCTTAATATTGAAGATCATGGTTCCTATCAGGTCCGTGGGCAGCAGATCCGGAGTAAACTGAATCCGCTGAAACTGCAGCGACGTGGCCCTACCGATCGATGAGATAACCAATGTCTTTGCCAATCCGGGCACACCTTCAAGCAACACATGGCCCCCGGTGAGAAGACCCATGATGATCGATTCCACCATTTCCTTTTGACCGACGATGACCTTTCCCACTTCGGTCATCACACGTTCCACGAATTTGCTCTCCTGTTTTATCGCTTCGTTTAGAGCAAGAATGTCTACCTGCACCACTTCCTCCTGTTGCTGTCTCTGACCCACGTTCAAATCAAAAAACTGAAAAATTACGAGGGTATGGGTCTGTTCATTGTCGCCGCTGATGGGCTAAGACACAATGATTTCTTGAAATGGATTTCCTCTTGCAAGATTCTTAGCCTGCTGCAAAATTTAGAGTCTGCATCAGGACAATAGGTTACCCTGCACCAAGGATGACAAATGAAAGGCTCAACCAAAACCTGGACTCTCCTGTCACTTCTCTCACTGACCATCATCATGATCAGCCACGGATGGGGCGGGAGGCAGGGACTTTTGTGGGGCGTGATTATTGCGCTCAGCATTAATTGCTTGATCTATTTTTATAATGACTTGCGGCTGGACGGCTTGTTTCCAGGACAACTTGTCGAGGGACAAAATCCCTGGGGACTATTGAAGACAGCCAAGCGCTTCGCAAGTAAGGCGCGCATCCCTGTACCCCGAATTGTCGTCCTTGACGTCCCTAGTCCTCAGGCTCTCGTCATGGGTCGAAATTGGAAATCTGCCAGCATTGTCTTAACAGAAGGACTCCTACGAACTCTCTCGGCCGAAGAACGGGAGGCCGTCATCGCCTATCAGATTTCCTGCATCAAAAAGCTGGATACTCTGGCCTTTTCAGTCGCCAGCGCCGTTACAGATTTCCTGTTTGCCATATCTCTTTCAGTGGACCTTGTTATTCGGGGAATTCTTGGTCCCAAGAAGGATCCCCACTCCCGTCAGAATCATTTATTCAGTCTGTTAATCGCTCCGCTTGCCAGTCTTCTTGTTCGCCTGGCGGTTGGCACAAGCCGCTATTTGGCCAACGACAGTTTAGCAGCCTCCTGGGTCGAAAACCCCAAGGCCTTGGCTCACGCTCTTTGGAAGCTGGAGTCTTATGCATCCACCAAACCCATGGAGATTCCAGCTGCCACGGCT
This is a stretch of genomic DNA from Pseudobdellovibrionaceae bacterium. It encodes these proteins:
- a CDS encoding MoxR family ATPase; translation: MQVDILALNEAIKQESKFVERVMTEVGKVIVGQKEMVESIIMGLLTGGHVLLEGVPGLAKTLVISSIGRATSLQFQRIQFTPDLLPTDLIGTMIFNIKTNEFVPKKGPIFTNVVLADEINRAPAKVQSALLEAMAEKQVTIGDETYPLEKPFLVLATQNPLEQEGTYPLPEAQLDRFMFKVIVTYPKKEEEAEILERMATDHTPQVEPVISREDLMRAKERVDAIYIDDKLKAYIVDLVMATRKPSEYGLGHIANLLAVGGSPRATINLTRSGKAHAFLRGRGFVTAEDIKAVVFNVLRHRLILTYEAEAEEISADEVIKELVSHIEVP
- a CDS encoding VWA domain-containing protein; the protein is MTWASLWAFWLLIPFVGLLLWKLANRRKQRPSIQFSSVALLKQAGQTIRSRLVVIPFLLKVAGLILVIVALARPQRADTKIKRNVEGIDIVVSLDISDSMLIEDMKPENRLESSKQVIRNFVQGRVSDRIGLVVFSGESYTRVPLTLDYPLLLSNLAAVQTSRNIKMGTAIGVALANAVARLKESTAKSRVVIFLTDGENNSGTIDPITALEIAKGFSVKIYSIGMGRDGQAQLPIYLDNGRGGKIKRYRPIHSKINEELLGRMASETGGKYYRAVDSRALENVFRDIDRLEKTKIEVNQYTRYAELYPPYLQWGLLALILSAFLGRSVLRRGP
- a CDS encoding M48 family metalloprotease; translated protein: MKGSTKTWTLLSLLSLTIIMISHGWGGRQGLLWGVIIALSINCLIYFYNDLRLDGLFPGQLVEGQNPWGLLKTAKRFASKARIPVPRIVVLDVPSPQALVMGRNWKSASIVLTEGLLRTLSAEEREAVIAYQISCIKKLDTLAFSVASAVTDFLFAISLSVDLVIRGILGPKKDPHSRQNHLFSLLIAPLASLLVRLAVGTSRYLANDSLAASWVENPKALAHALWKLESYASTKPMEIPAATAPLFIVNPLTGHGWTRYFHVHPSVEKRIRNLIGYYPI
- a CDS encoding DUF58 domain-containing protein, which gives rise to MSLPPEILKKVKLLEISTRRLVNNLFAGEYHSAFRGQGMTFSEFREYVPGDDIRAIAWPVTARTGKPHIKKFDEEREMTVMLAVDVSGSCDFGTKEYCKGEIVTHLAALLSFSAAKNKDPVGLLLFSDQVEHYVPPKKGRGQIHRIIRDLYYFKPKSHGTKIKPALEYLQGVLKKRSHIFVFSDFMDEGYEGPLRMLGRKHDTVAVVVGDPAEQEIPAMGVVDFHDAETGEIFTVDTSSPQFRRMLEQVSKKQFEERENALRRSRVDRIDISAGEDIVEPLIGFFKRRSRR